From Streptomyces sp. 6-11-2, one genomic window encodes:
- a CDS encoding NUDIX hydrolase yields the protein MTTADYATYIAGLPRVLAAAACVFHDAEGQVLLVEPNYRDGWTLPGGTVESDDGETPRQGARRETLEEIGLDREPGRLLVVDWVPGTARPPLVAYLYDGGFLTDDDLKAIRLQEEELLSWRLVARDELAAHLPGALGRRVLTALDVLTDGTGTAELENGHRPG from the coding sequence ATGACCACCGCGGACTACGCCACGTACATCGCCGGCCTTCCCCGGGTCCTCGCCGCTGCCGCCTGCGTCTTCCATGACGCGGAGGGCCAGGTGCTTCTCGTCGAGCCGAACTACCGGGACGGGTGGACGCTGCCCGGCGGCACCGTCGAATCCGACGACGGGGAGACTCCGCGCCAGGGCGCGCGCCGCGAGACGCTGGAGGAGATCGGGCTCGACCGCGAGCCGGGTCGGCTGCTCGTCGTGGACTGGGTGCCCGGCACCGCACGGCCGCCGCTGGTGGCGTACCTCTACGACGGCGGGTTCCTCACCGACGACGACCTCAAGGCGATCCGCCTCCAGGAGGAGGAACTGCTGTCCTGGCGCCTGGTCGCCCGCGACGAACTCGCCGCCCACCTCCCGGGTGCCCTGGGCCGCCGCGTCCTGACCGCCCTCGACGTCCTGACCGACGGCACGGGCACGGCGGAACTGGAGAACGGCCACCGCCCCGGATGA
- a CDS encoding methylated-DNA--[protein]-cysteine S-methyltransferase translates to MKQYTVIDSPYDLLTLVADDGVLCGLYMTDQRHRPPEESFGEPDDGPFGEAVDQLEAYFTGELKEFTVPLRLHGTPFQRTVWDQLRKIPYGETRSYGELATALGSPGASRAVGLANGKNPIGIIVPCHRVIGAGGSLTGYGGGLPRKQRLLDFERGTALF, encoded by the coding sequence ATGAAGCAGTACACCGTGATCGACAGCCCCTACGACCTGCTCACCCTCGTCGCCGACGACGGCGTCCTGTGCGGCCTGTACATGACCGATCAGCGCCACCGCCCGCCCGAGGAGTCCTTCGGCGAGCCCGACGACGGCCCCTTCGGCGAGGCCGTCGACCAGCTGGAGGCCTACTTCACGGGCGAACTGAAGGAGTTCACCGTCCCGTTGCGCCTGCACGGCACCCCGTTCCAGCGCACGGTCTGGGACCAGCTGCGGAAGATCCCCTACGGCGAGACCCGCTCCTACGGCGAACTCGCCACCGCCCTCGGCAGCCCGGGCGCCTCCCGCGCGGTCGGCCTCGCCAACGGCAAGAACCCCATCGGCATCATCGTCCCCTGCCACCGCGTGATCGGCGCGGGCGGCAGCCTCACCGGCTACGGCGGCGGCCTGCCCAGAAAGCAGCGCCTGCTGGACTTCGAACGGGGAACGGCCCTCTTCTAG
- a CDS encoding DUF3558 family protein, producing MTLIRVRRGSALLSTTLLAVLGLAGCGGSGEKAPAAGSAPSATASQGGAAPSAPSKKAPADPCALISLQEAQELGGTSVEGQKSEDTAGGCRYTHEGVPIASTIQGDEARQFMDDMLRAADRKPLTGIGDEATAYDDKDHGTFGLLFRTSGTWVAMTVVADRADNDRRLEELARKVAARM from the coding sequence ATGACTCTCATCCGTGTGCGCCGAGGCTCGGCGCTGCTGTCCACGACCCTGCTCGCGGTCCTCGGCCTGGCCGGCTGCGGCGGCTCCGGCGAGAAGGCGCCCGCCGCCGGCTCCGCGCCTTCCGCGACCGCCTCACAGGGGGGAGCCGCCCCCTCCGCTCCGTCGAAGAAGGCCCCGGCGGACCCGTGCGCGCTCATCTCCCTTCAGGAGGCCCAGGAGCTGGGAGGCACGTCCGTCGAGGGGCAGAAGAGCGAGGACACCGCGGGCGGCTGCAGATACACCCACGAGGGGGTACCGATCGCGTCCACCATCCAGGGGGACGAGGCCCGGCAGTTCATGGACGACATGCTCCGGGCAGCCGACCGCAAGCCGCTCACCGGCATCGGCGACGAGGCGACCGCCTACGACGACAAGGACCACGGAACGTTCGGGCTCCTGTTCCGCACGTCGGGCACCTGGGTCGCGATGACCGTGGTGGCGGACCGGGCCGACAACGACCGGCGCCTGGAGGAGCTGGCCCGCAAGGTCGCCGCCCGGATGTGA
- a CDS encoding glycerate kinase — MRGTRRVLVAADKFKGSLTAVQVAERVTAGLRRVVPDVEVEALPVADGGDGTVDAAVAAGFERREVRVAGPLGDEVTAAFALRGDTAVVEMAEASGLQRLPTGVFAPLTASTYGSGELLRAALDAGARTIVFGVGGSATTDGGAGMLAALGARFLDADGEPIPPGGGGLAELVRADLSGLDPRLAAVELVLASDVDNPLTGPKGAPAVYGPQKGASAEDVSTLDAALAHFAKVLEGVDGVGNRAAEYAASPGAGAAGGIGFGAMLLGARFRAGIEVMLDVLGFAPALERASLVITGEGSLDEQTLHGKAPAGVAAAARAAGKDVVAVCGRLALEPEVLERAGIRRAYALTEVEPDVAKCIADAGRILEQVAERIGRDCLG; from the coding sequence GTGCGAGGCACCCGGAGGGTGCTGGTTGCCGCGGACAAGTTCAAGGGCTCGCTGACGGCCGTGCAGGTCGCCGAGCGCGTGACGGCGGGGCTGCGCCGGGTCGTGCCGGACGTGGAGGTGGAGGCGCTGCCCGTCGCCGACGGCGGCGACGGGACCGTGGACGCGGCGGTCGCGGCCGGGTTCGAGCGCCGGGAGGTACGGGTCGCGGGTCCCCTCGGGGACGAGGTGACGGCCGCGTTCGCGCTGCGCGGCGACACGGCGGTCGTGGAGATGGCCGAGGCCAGCGGGTTGCAGCGGCTGCCGACCGGTGTGTTCGCGCCGCTCACGGCGTCCACGTACGGCTCCGGGGAGCTGCTGCGGGCCGCGCTGGACGCGGGGGCGCGCACGATCGTGTTCGGCGTCGGCGGGAGCGCGACGACGGACGGGGGCGCGGGGATGCTGGCCGCGCTCGGGGCGCGGTTCCTGGACGCGGACGGGGAGCCGATTCCGCCCGGCGGCGGGGGGCTGGCGGAACTCGTCCGGGCGGACCTGTCCGGGCTCGACCCGCGGCTCGCCGCGGTGGAGCTGGTGCTCGCGAGCGACGTCGACAATCCGCTGACCGGGCCGAAGGGCGCGCCGGCGGTCTACGGGCCACAGAAGGGCGCCTCGGCGGAGGACGTGTCGACGTTGGACGCTGCGCTCGCACACTTCGCGAAGGTGCTGGAGGGAGTGGACGGGGTCGGGAACCGGGCGGCCGAGTACGCGGCGTCGCCGGGGGCGGGTGCGGCAGGTGGTATCGGGTTCGGGGCGATGCTGCTCGGGGCGCGGTTCCGGGCGGGGATCGAGGTCATGCTCGATGTGCTGGGGTTCGCCCCCGCGCTGGAGCGGGCCTCGTTGGTGATCACCGGTGAAGGCTCCCTGGACGAGCAGACGCTGCACGGGAAGGCTCCGGCCGGGGTCGCGGCGGCGGCGCGGGCGGCGGGGAAGGATGTCGTCGCGGTCTGTGGGCGGCTGGCGCTGGAGCCGGAGGTTCTGGAGCGTGCGGGGATCCGGCGGGCGTATGCCCTGACCGAGGTCGAGCCGGACGTGGCGAAGTGCATTGCGGATGCGGGGCGGATCCTTGAGCAGGTGGCTGAGCGGATCGGGCGTGACTGTCTGGGGTGA
- a CDS encoding AlkA N-terminal domain-containing protein, which translates to MQKGMYTHRERCVRAVQSKDARFDGWFFTAVLTTRIYCRPSCPVVPPKPENMTFYPSAAACQQAGFRACKRCRPDTSPGSPEWNQRADAVARAMRLIADGVVDREGVPGLAARLGYSTRQIERQLRAELGAGPLALARAQRAQTARLLIETTALPMAEIAFAAGFSSIRTFNDTVREVFALSPSGLRTRAPRRPNEPGALPGTPGSPGSPGTPGALSLRLPFRAPLNPDNLFGHLAATAVPGVEEWRDGAYRRTLRLPYGHGIATLTPKPDHIACRLTLGDLRDLPVAISRCRRMLDLDADPVAIDDQLRTDPFLAPLVDKAPGRRVPRTVDEGEFALRAVLGQQVSTAAARTHAGRLAAVHGEPVDDPEGGLTHLFPAPEALAALDPESLAMPRTRRTTLLTLAGQLADGTLHLGVESDWEETRARLLALPGFGPWTADVIAMRALGDPDAFLPTDLGIRRAARELGLPSTPAALTARAAAWRPWRAYAVQYLWATDSHPINFLPV; encoded by the coding sequence ATGCAGAAAGGGATGTACACCCACCGGGAGCGCTGTGTGCGCGCCGTCCAGTCCAAGGACGCGCGGTTCGACGGCTGGTTCTTCACCGCCGTCCTGACCACCCGCATCTACTGCCGGCCCAGCTGTCCGGTGGTGCCGCCCAAGCCGGAGAACATGACCTTCTACCCGAGTGCGGCCGCCTGCCAGCAGGCCGGCTTCCGGGCCTGCAAGCGCTGCCGCCCCGACACCAGCCCCGGCTCACCGGAGTGGAACCAGCGCGCCGACGCCGTGGCCCGCGCGATGCGGCTGATCGCCGACGGAGTCGTCGACCGCGAGGGCGTGCCCGGACTCGCCGCCCGCCTCGGCTACAGCACCCGCCAGATCGAGCGCCAGCTCCGCGCCGAACTCGGCGCCGGACCGCTCGCGCTCGCCCGCGCCCAGCGCGCCCAGACCGCCCGGCTGCTGATCGAGACCACCGCCCTGCCCATGGCGGAGATCGCCTTCGCCGCCGGCTTCTCCTCGATCCGCACCTTCAACGACACCGTGCGCGAGGTGTTCGCCCTGTCGCCCAGCGGACTGCGCACCCGCGCTCCTCGGCGACCCAACGAGCCCGGCGCACTTCCCGGCACCCCGGGCAGCCCTGGCTCCCCGGGAACCCCCGGTGCCCTCTCTCTGCGCCTGCCGTTCCGCGCCCCGCTCAACCCGGACAACCTCTTCGGTCACCTCGCGGCCACCGCCGTACCCGGCGTCGAGGAGTGGCGCGACGGCGCCTACCGCAGGACCCTGCGCCTGCCCTACGGCCACGGGATCGCCACGCTGACCCCGAAGCCGGACCACATCGCCTGCCGCCTCACCCTCGGCGACCTGCGGGACCTTCCGGTCGCCATCAGCCGCTGCCGGCGCATGCTCGACCTGGACGCCGACCCGGTCGCCATCGACGACCAACTGCGCACCGACCCGTTCCTCGCGCCCCTGGTCGACAAGGCCCCCGGCCGGCGCGTGCCGCGCACCGTGGACGAGGGCGAGTTCGCGCTGCGGGCCGTGCTCGGCCAGCAGGTCTCCACGGCCGCCGCCCGCACCCACGCGGGCCGCCTGGCCGCCGTGCACGGCGAGCCCGTCGACGACCCCGAAGGCGGTCTCACCCACCTCTTCCCCGCCCCCGAGGCACTGGCCGCCCTCGATCCCGAGTCGCTGGCGATGCCCCGCACCCGTCGTACGACACTGCTCACCCTGGCCGGTCAACTCGCGGACGGAACACTCCACTTGGGCGTGGAAAGCGACTGGGAGGAGACTCGCGCCCGCCTTCTGGCACTCCCCGGATTCGGCCCCTGGACCGCCGATGTCATCGCCATGCGCGCCCTGGGCGACCCGGACGCTTTCCTCCCCACCGACCTCGGCATCCGGCGCGCGGCACGGGAACTCGGCCTGCCGTCCACCCCGGCCGCGCTCACCGCCCGCGCGGCGGCCTGGCGGCCCTGGCGGGCGTACGCCGTGCAGTATCTGTGGGCGACCGACAGCCACCCGATCAACTTCCTTCCCGTCTGA
- a CDS encoding DNA-binding protein — protein sequence MRDVHRLEPVSANLGSGTVLAAWERFVQGEDHVPDVRPLVAISWHRCREQYRVDPHLTRAPVAVAEPDHTPEHDVVFAELGFRAASVAHEVGGLGGVVTVTDAAGRILAEWGDQATLARAGEANLAPWFCWSECAVGTNGMGTALEAHGPVPIRGAEHWCQAFHDWVCAGVAVRDVVTKDPIAVMTICCWRSPLPASASGWLANAVTMTQYPLKRRARDSGAELVAACTQARARSGAALAAVDTAGKVVIADDMASVLLGVPACTPAVDPTLRWKPGLPELIAAARYATGQAAHNPDWVGSTQIFAHLADEPTSIGIRPVFSSGRLIGHLVSFGASDGAQVPQVEGPAHPRVPPRRLVAVRDNRLVLLRLPEVSFAESRGNDVWLSTDQGRLRAASVSLDKLDSELADAGFLRVHRRYVVNLGRIREIERGLKGELSLVMDGRTSEMVPVSRRNAPAVRRALDL from the coding sequence ATGAGGGATGTACATCGGCTCGAGCCCGTCTCGGCGAACCTGGGCAGCGGCACCGTGCTCGCGGCGTGGGAGCGGTTCGTGCAGGGCGAGGACCACGTCCCGGACGTCCGGCCCCTGGTGGCGATCTCCTGGCACCGCTGCCGGGAGCAGTACCGGGTGGATCCCCACCTCACGCGGGCCCCGGTGGCCGTCGCGGAGCCCGACCACACGCCCGAGCACGACGTCGTGTTCGCCGAGCTGGGTTTCCGTGCCGCCTCCGTCGCCCATGAGGTGGGCGGCCTCGGCGGCGTCGTCACCGTCACCGACGCCGCCGGCAGGATCCTGGCCGAGTGGGGTGACCAGGCCACGCTCGCCCGGGCCGGCGAGGCCAATCTGGCGCCCTGGTTCTGCTGGTCCGAGTGCGCGGTCGGCACGAACGGCATGGGCACGGCGCTGGAGGCGCACGGACCGGTACCGATCAGGGGCGCGGAGCACTGGTGCCAGGCGTTCCACGACTGGGTCTGCGCGGGCGTCGCGGTGCGTGACGTGGTGACCAAGGACCCGATCGCGGTCATGACCATCTGCTGCTGGCGCAGCCCGCTGCCCGCGTCCGCGAGCGGCTGGCTGGCGAACGCGGTCACCATGACCCAGTACCCGTTGAAGAGGCGCGCCCGGGACAGCGGCGCCGAGCTGGTCGCGGCCTGCACGCAGGCCAGGGCGCGCTCCGGTGCGGCGCTCGCCGCGGTGGACACCGCGGGCAAGGTGGTGATCGCCGACGACATGGCGAGCGTGCTCCTGGGCGTCCCCGCCTGCACCCCGGCGGTCGACCCCACATTGCGCTGGAAGCCCGGGCTGCCGGAGCTGATCGCGGCCGCCCGGTACGCCACGGGGCAGGCGGCCCACAATCCCGACTGGGTCGGCTCGACGCAGATCTTCGCCCATCTCGCCGACGAGCCGACGTCGATCGGCATCCGGCCCGTCTTCTCGTCGGGGCGCCTGATCGGGCACCTGGTCTCGTTCGGTGCCTCCGACGGGGCGCAGGTGCCGCAGGTGGAGGGACCCGCGCATCCTCGGGTGCCGCCGCGCCGGCTGGTCGCGGTGCGCGACAACCGGCTGGTGCTGCTGCGGCTGCCGGAAGTCTCCTTCGCCGAGTCGCGGGGCAACGACGTGTGGCTCTCCACCGATCAGGGGCGGCTGCGGGCCGCCTCCGTGAGCCTGGACAAGCTCGACAGTGAGCTGGCGGACGCCGGATTCCTGCGGGTGCACCGCCGGTATGTGGTCAACCTCGGCCGCATCCGGGAGATCGAGCGCGGGCTCAAGGGCGAGCTGTCCCTGGTCATGGACGGCCGGACCAGCGAGATGGTGCCGGTCTCCCGGCGGAACGCGCCGGCCGTGCGTCGCGCGCTGGACCTCTGA
- a CDS encoding DUF488 family protein: MEQQPLVTFGHGTADRERLTELIRAAGIAAVVDVRTAPGSRHNPDVGRERLLRWLPERGTAYRWEPRLGGFRTVPPDSPDTVWRNEAFRGYAAHTRTGEFLDAIARLLDEAARRRTAVMCAEAVWWRCHRRVIADFVVLARGRPVVHLMHDGRLVPHRLGEGVRLREDGLLVHDSRRSSDRPEEGRARPDDGT, from the coding sequence ATGGAGCAGCAGCCGCTCGTCACCTTCGGGCACGGTACGGCGGACCGCGAGCGCCTCACGGAGCTGATCCGCGCGGCGGGGATCGCCGCCGTGGTGGACGTCAGGACCGCGCCCGGAAGCCGCCACAACCCGGACGTGGGCCGGGAGAGGCTGCTGCGGTGGCTGCCCGAGCGCGGGACCGCCTACCGCTGGGAACCGCGACTGGGCGGATTCCGCACAGTGCCTCCGGACTCGCCGGACACCGTCTGGCGCAACGAGGCCTTCCGCGGTTACGCCGCACACACGCGCACGGGCGAGTTCCTCGACGCGATCGCCCGGCTCCTCGACGAGGCCGCGCGGCGGCGGACGGCCGTCATGTGCGCGGAGGCGGTCTGGTGGCGTTGCCACCGCCGTGTCATCGCCGACTTCGTGGTGCTCGCCCGCGGACGGCCCGTCGTGCACCTGATGCACGACGGCCGGCTCGTCCCCCATCGGCTCGGCGAGGGAGTACGTCTGCGCGAGGACGGACTGCTCGTCCACGACAGCCGGCGGTCCTCGGACCGGCCCGAAGAGGGACGTGCACGGCCCGACGACGGAACCTAG
- a CDS encoding Sir2 family NAD-dependent protein deacetylase, whose translation MTKPLVAILSGAGISTDSGIPDYRGPNGLWRRDPEAEKLVTYEYYMGDPEIRRRSWQMRRKNRALTAEPNAAHRAVAQLERAGVPVRVITQNVDGLHQLAGMPARKVLELHGSVRSVVCTRCGARGPMEDALERVAAGEEDPPCRECGGILKSATVMFGERLDPQVLGEAVAITKACQVFIAVGTSLQVQPAARLAGVAADHGARLIIVNAEPTPYDDHADEVIREPIGTALPQLLRRLSPESK comes from the coding sequence ATGACCAAACCCCTCGTCGCCATCCTCAGCGGAGCCGGTATCTCCACCGATTCCGGAATCCCTGATTATCGCGGCCCGAACGGGCTGTGGCGGCGGGATCCCGAGGCCGAGAAGCTCGTGACCTACGAGTACTACATGGGTGATCCGGAGATCCGGCGGCGGTCCTGGCAGATGCGGCGGAAGAACCGCGCGCTCACGGCCGAGCCGAACGCCGCGCACCGGGCCGTGGCCCAGCTCGAGCGGGCCGGGGTGCCCGTCCGGGTGATCACACAGAACGTCGACGGCCTGCACCAGCTCGCCGGGATGCCCGCACGCAAGGTGCTGGAACTGCACGGCAGCGTGCGCAGTGTGGTGTGCACGCGGTGCGGGGCGCGCGGCCCGATGGAGGACGCCCTGGAACGGGTGGCGGCCGGCGAGGAGGACCCGCCGTGCCGGGAATGCGGCGGCATCCTGAAGTCGGCCACCGTGATGTTCGGCGAGCGCCTCGATCCGCAGGTGCTCGGGGAGGCCGTAGCCATCACCAAGGCATGCCAGGTCTTCATCGCCGTCGGCACCAGCCTCCAGGTCCAGCCCGCCGCCAGGCTCGCCGGCGTGGCCGCCGACCACGGGGCACGGCTGATCATCGTCAACGCCGAGCCGACCCCGTACGACGATCACGCCGACGAGGTGATCCGCGAACCAATCGGCACAGCCCTGCCCCAACTTCTGCGTCGACTGAGCCCGGAGAGTAAATAA
- a CDS encoding ADP-ribosylglycohydrolase family protein has translation MTAVDTAVDTGPALADRILGGWLGRIAGNMLGKPVEQGDVWTRDRIDRYLRAADALPLTDYLPEPAGDDDPPLRPEWRSCVRGRIHGSCRDDDVDYAILGLDLLETHGFGFITEQVGELWLRRLPYLQTFTAERAAYRNLANGLKPPLTATYDNPYQEWIGALIRADIHGWTSPGDPRRAALLARRDAVLSHTGKGVYGAMWAAALIAAAFTAPTVRAAVDTALTVIPAGSRLARTVRRALALHEAGLPWEDALDTLAEETAGLGWIHTVPNAAVITSGLLYGGGDFTRTIALTVRGGLDTDSNGATAGSVAGVMTGAASVPAQWKDPLEDTVRSAVFGFDGVSIGELAERTLCLARLDA, from the coding sequence ATGACCGCTGTGGACACCGCCGTGGACACCGGACCAGCGCTCGCCGACCGCATCCTCGGCGGCTGGCTGGGCCGGATCGCCGGCAACATGCTCGGCAAGCCGGTGGAGCAGGGCGACGTGTGGACGCGCGACCGCATCGACCGCTACCTGCGCGCCGCCGACGCGCTGCCGCTCACCGACTACCTGCCCGAGCCGGCCGGCGACGACGACCCGCCGCTGCGCCCCGAGTGGCGGAGCTGCGTCCGCGGCCGCATCCACGGCAGCTGCCGCGACGACGACGTCGACTACGCGATCCTGGGCCTCGACCTCCTGGAGACGCACGGCTTCGGCTTCATCACCGAGCAGGTCGGCGAGCTGTGGCTGCGGCGCCTGCCGTACCTTCAGACGTTCACCGCGGAGCGGGCCGCGTACCGCAATCTCGCGAACGGGCTCAAGCCGCCCCTGACGGCCACGTACGACAACCCGTACCAGGAGTGGATCGGCGCCCTGATCCGCGCCGACATCCACGGCTGGACCAGCCCCGGCGACCCGCGCCGCGCCGCCTTGCTGGCCCGCCGCGACGCGGTGCTGTCGCACACCGGCAAGGGCGTCTACGGCGCCATGTGGGCGGCGGCACTGATCGCGGCGGCCTTCACCGCGCCCACCGTCCGCGCCGCCGTCGACACCGCGCTCACGGTGATCCCGGCCGGCAGCCGTCTGGCCCGCACGGTGCGCCGGGCCCTCGCCCTGCACGAGGCCGGCCTGCCCTGGGAGGACGCGCTCGACACGCTCGCGGAGGAGACCGCCGGTCTCGGCTGGATCCACACCGTGCCGAACGCCGCCGTCATCACGTCCGGCCTGCTCTACGGCGGAGGCGACTTCACCCGTACCATCGCGCTGACCGTCCGCGGCGGCCTGGACACCGACTCCAACGGCGCGACGGCCGGCTCGGTGGCCGGCGTCATGACGGGTGCGGCGTCCGTCCCCGCCCAGTGGAAGGACCCCCTCGAGGACACGGTCCGCAGCGCGGTCTTCGGCTTCGACGGCGTCAGCATCGGCGAACTCGCCGAGCGCACCCTGTGTCTGGCCCGCCTCGACGCCTGA
- a CDS encoding YciI family protein has product MTKYLISFPSAAMVFPDEDLQSVSDAAHAVVKEAKDAGVWVFGGGIDESVPPVMVGGDGTVTEGTYDQTRHIEGGYAVLELSTREAALEWAAKIAVACRCAQEVRAFQYDPDS; this is encoded by the coding sequence ATGACGAAGTACCTCATCTCGTTCCCCAGTGCCGCCATGGTCTTTCCCGACGAGGATCTGCAGTCCGTCTCGGATGCGGCTCACGCGGTCGTGAAGGAGGCGAAGGACGCCGGCGTGTGGGTGTTCGGTGGTGGCATCGACGAGAGCGTGCCGCCTGTCATGGTCGGTGGCGACGGGACTGTGACCGAGGGCACCTACGATCAGACGAGGCACATCGAAGGCGGCTACGCGGTGCTGGAGCTGTCCACCCGCGAGGCGGCGTTGGAGTGGGCAGCGAAGATCGCGGTCGCCTGCCGATGCGCGCAGGAGGTACGCGCCTTTCAGTACGACCCCGACAGCTGA
- a CDS encoding Sir2 family NAD-dependent protein deacetylase produces MPCDSGIPDYRGPNGLWRRDPEAEKLVTYEYYMGDPEIRRRSWQMRRKNRALTAEPNAAHRAVAELERAGVPVRVITQNVDGLHQLAGMPARKVLELHGSVRSVVCTRYGARGPMEDALERVAAGEDDPPCRECGGILKSATVMFGERLDPAVLGEAVAITKACQVFIAVGTSLQVQPAAALASVAADHGARLVIINAEPTPYDDIADEVVREPIGTALPTLLRGLRDGSHSG; encoded by the coding sequence ATGCCTTGCGATTCCGGCATCCCTGACTACCGCGGCCCGAACGGGCTGTGGCGGCGGGATCCCGAGGCCGAGAAGCTCGTGACCTACGAGTACTACATGGGCGACCCGGAGATCCGGCGGCGGTCCTGGCAGATGCGGCGGAAGAACCGCGCGCTCACGGCCGAGCCGAACGCCGCGCACCGGGCCGTCGCCGAGCTGGAGCGGGCCGGGGTACCGGTCAGGGTGATCACACAGAACGTCGACGGCCTGCACCAGCTCGCCGGGATGCCCGCCCGCAAGGTACTGGAACTGCACGGCAGCGTACGCAGTGTGGTGTGCACGCGGTACGGGGCGCGCGGCCCGATGGAGGACGCCCTGGAACGGGTGGCGGCCGGGGAGGACGACCCGCCGTGCCGGGAATGCGGCGGGATCCTGAAGTCGGCCACCGTGATGTTCGGCGAGCGCCTCGACCCGGCGGTCCTCGGCGAGGCCGTAGCCATCACCAAGGCGTGCCAGGTGTTCATCGCCGTCGGCACCAGCCTCCAGGTCCAGCCGGCCGCCGCACTCGCGAGCGTGGCAGCCGACCACGGAGCACGGCTGGTCATCATCAACGCCGAGCCGACACCGTACGACGACATCGCCGACGAGGTCGTGCGGGAGCCGATCGGTACGGCGCTTCCCACGCTGCTGCGCGGGCTGCGCGACGGCTCGCACAGCGGCTAG